One genomic segment of Acanthopagrus latus isolate v.2019 chromosome 14, fAcaLat1.1, whole genome shotgun sequence includes these proteins:
- the chrm2a gene encoding muscarinic acetylcholine receptor M2a, which yields MDVFNFTYWNASEGNDTEVVEEKESPYKTVEVVFIVLVAGSLSLVTVIGNILVMLSIKVNRNLQTVNNYFLFSLACADLIIGLCSMNLYTVYIVIGYWPLGPVVCDLWLALDYVVSNASVMNLLIISFDRYFCVTKPLSYPVKRTTKMAGMMIAAAWVLSFILWAPAILFWQFIVGGRTVPEKECYIQFFSNAAVTFGTAIAAFYLPVIIMIQLYWQISRASKSRVKKDNRKPSGANPEPLSPGQRRNNTPKPNNNNVPGEDTGRSQSQNAEDGANQHDGKLQNGKGPSSTTAEGETEGDDVERENCAPGEEKESSNDSTSGSVAASNQKEDEAVPSTANSSAEASQPLPRQRAKAGGSKLTCIKIKTKSPKGDCYTPSNATVEIVPATERQNHVARKIVKMTKQPPNKKKKAPPSREKKVTRTIMAILVAFVATWTPYNVMVLINTFCSSCIPNTVWTIGYWLCYINSTINPACYALCNVTFKKTFKHLLLCQYKNIRSAR from the coding sequence ATGGATGTATTCAATTTCACCTACTGGAATGCCTCCGAAGGCAATGACACAGAAGttgtggaagagaaagagagcccCTACAAGACTGTGGAGGTGGTATTCATCGTGTTGGTGGCCGGTTCCCTCAGTTTGGTCACAGTTATTGGAAATATCCTGGTCATGCTCTCCATCAAAGTTAACAGGAACTTACAGACTGTCAACAACTATTTTTTATTCAGCCTCGCATGTGCTGACCTAATTATTGGACTGTGCTCTATGAACTTGTACACAGTCTACATAGTGATCGGGTACTGGCCTCTGGGGCCGGTGGTGTGTGACCTGTGGTTAGCCTTGGACTACGTTGTCAGCAATGCATCTGTCATGAATCTTCTCATCATAAGCTTTGACAGATATTTCTGTGTCACCAAGCCCCTCAGCTACCCTGTCAAAAGGACCACCAAGATGGCAGGAATGATGATTGCTGCTGCCTGGGTCCTGTctttcatcctctgggcaccagCCATCCTCTTCTGGCAGTTCATTGTTGGTGGGCGGACAGTGCCTGAGAAGGAGTGCTACATCCAGTTCTTCTCTAATGCCGCCGTCACTTTTGGCACCGCCATCGCCGCCTTTTACCTGcctgtcatcatcatgattcaGTTGTACTGGCAGATCTCCAGAGCGAGCAAGAGCCGTGTGAAGAAGGATAACCGAAAGCCATCGGGTGCCAATCCAGAGCCCCTGTCGCCCGGCCAGAGAAGGAACAACACaccaaaacccaacaacaacaacgtacCAGGGGAGGACACAGGACGTTCCCAGAGCCAGAACGCTGAGGATGGAGCTAACCAGCACGATGGAAAACTGCAAAATGGCAAAGGACCTTCCTCTACCACTGCCGAGGGAGAAACTGAAGGTGACGACGTGGAAAGGGAGAACTGCGCTcctggagaagagaaggagagctCCAATGATTCAACATCCGGCAGCGTGGCTGCGTCCAATCAGAAAGAAGATGAGGCGGTACCCTCTACCGCGAACTCCAGCGCGGAGGCGAGCCAGCCACTGCCGCGCCAGCGAGCCAAGGCAGGGGGCTCCAAGCTGACCTGCATCAAGATCAAGACGAAATCGCCCAAGGGTGACTGCTACACACCGTCCAACGCCACCGTAGAGATCGTCCCGGCCACAGAGCGGCAGAACCACGTGGCGCGGAAGATTGTGAAGATGACAAAGCAACCTcccaacaagaagaagaaagcgcCGCCGTCACGGGAGAAAAAGGTGACCCGCACCATAATGGCCATCCTGGTAGCCTTTGTAGCCACCTGGACTCCTTATAATGTGATGGTGCTTATCAACACCTTCTGCTCCAGCTGCATCCCCAACACAGTGTGGACTATTGGCTACTGGCTGTGCTACATCAACAGCACCATCAACCCGGCCTGCTACGCTCTGTGCAAcgtcacatttaaaaagacattcaaacaTCTTCTCCTCTGCCAGTATAAGAACATTAGGTCAGCCAGATAA